One window from the genome of Brachyspira sp. SAP_772 encodes:
- a CDS encoding V-type ATP synthase subunit A — protein sequence MTKGKVTAIISNLISIEVDGAVSQNEICFVSCGDAKLMAEVIKISGTSASAQVFESTRGMKLGDAVEFTGSMLEIELGPGLLGKNFDGLQNDLDKLKGVFLERGKYNNLTEDKDARYDFTPIAKVGDEVEAGDWIGAVKEGWIDHKIMVPFKFEGKGVVESVVSSGNYGLEDTLAVIKDSKGEKVNVTMVQTWPVKLTIKAYKEKPRPFKLLETGVRTIDTFNPITEGGTGFIPGPFGAGKTVLQHALATNANADLIIMTACGERANEVVEIFTEFPELIDPRTGRSLMERTTIICNTSNMPVAAREASVYVGMTVAEYYRSMGLKVLLLADSTSRWAQALREMSNRLEELPGPDAFPIDLPAIISSFYARAGFVYLNNGETGSITFIGTVSPAGGNLKEPVTESTRKAARCFYALSQKRADSKRYPAVDPLDSYSKYIEYPEFVEFSDTYIEKGWSEKVIRAKDIARRGQEASDQISILGDDAVPLEYHQRLWKAELIDFVILQQDAFDKVDKNCPIERQKELLNQVMKVVEADYRFDDYSEVGTYFKRLINAFKQMNYSVYQSEEHKKYTAEMESIFAERSITHA from the coding sequence ATGACTAAAGGTAAAGTAACTGCTATTATATCAAACCTAATTTCAATAGAGGTGGACGGAGCCGTTTCACAAAACGAGATATGTTTTGTATCTTGCGGTGATGCCAAACTAATGGCAGAGGTTATTAAAATATCTGGTACTAGTGCTAGTGCTCAGGTATTTGAATCTACTAGGGGAATGAAATTAGGCGATGCCGTAGAGTTTACTGGTTCAATGTTAGAGATTGAATTAGGACCTGGACTTTTAGGTAAAAACTTTGACGGACTTCAAAATGACCTTGATAAATTAAAAGGTGTATTCTTAGAAAGAGGTAAATATAACAATCTTACTGAAGATAAAGATGCTAGATACGACTTTACACCTATAGCTAAAGTTGGTGATGAAGTTGAGGCAGGAGATTGGATTGGTGCTGTTAAAGAGGGTTGGATTGACCACAAAATAATGGTTCCTTTCAAATTTGAAGGTAAAGGTGTTGTTGAAAGCGTAGTTTCTTCTGGAAATTATGGTTTAGAAGACACACTTGCTGTTATAAAAGATTCTAAAGGCGAGAAAGTTAATGTAACAATGGTACAAACTTGGCCTGTAAAACTTACAATTAAAGCTTACAAAGAAAAGCCAAGACCATTTAAATTGTTAGAAACTGGTGTTAGAACTATAGATACATTTAACCCTATTACTGAAGGCGGTACAGGATTTATTCCGGGACCATTCGGAGCTGGTAAAACAGTATTGCAGCACGCTTTGGCTACTAACGCAAATGCTGACTTAATTATAATGACAGCTTGCGGTGAGAGGGCTAATGAGGTAGTAGAAATATTTACAGAGTTCCCAGAGCTTATAGACCCAAGAACTGGAAGAAGCTTGATGGAAAGAACAACAATCATCTGTAACACTTCAAACATGCCTGTTGCTGCTCGTGAAGCTTCAGTTTATGTAGGTATGACAGTAGCTGAATATTATAGGTCAATGGGACTTAAAGTACTTCTTCTTGCTGACTCTACTTCTCGTTGGGCACAAGCTTTAAGAGAGATGTCTAACAGACTTGAAGAATTACCTGGTCCAGATGCGTTCCCTATCGACTTGCCAGCTATTATTTCTAGTTTCTATGCTAGAGCAGGTTTCGTATACTTAAATAACGGAGAGACTGGTTCTATTACATTCATAGGTACAGTATCACCTGCAGGCGGTAACTTGAAAGAGCCTGTAACAGAATCTACTCGTAAAGCAGCTAGATGTTTCTACGCATTATCACAAAAACGTGCTGACAGTAAAAGATATCCTGCTGTTGACCCATTAGATTCTTATTCTAAATACATAGAATATCCAGAGTTCGTAGAGTTTTCAGACACTTATATAGAAAAAGGCTGGTCTGAGAAAGTTATTAGAGCAAAAGATATTGCCCGCAGAGGTCAGGAAGCAAGCGACCAAATAAGCATTTTGGGTGACGACGCAGTACCTCTTGAATACCATCAGCGTTTATGGAAAGCTGAGCTTATAGACTTCGTTATCTTACAGCAAGATGCTTTCGATAAAGTAGATAAAAACTGCCCAATAGAGAGACAAAAAGAATTATTAAATCAAGTTATGAAAGTTGTAGAAGCTGATTACAGATTTGATGATTACAGCGAAGTAGGTACTTATTTTAAAAGACTTATTAACGCATTCAAACAGATGAACTATTCTGTATATCAGTCTGAAGAACACAAAAAATACACAGCTGAGATGGAATCAATATTTGCTGAAAGGAGTATAACACATGCCTAA
- a CDS encoding DUF2764 family protein: MGSYYYLISGLPEVKLSDAKAKYDINEITQSILSSLSAKDAKFFKYLIYQNDNKNLVNAIAKQKGLFSPYTKHLEPCIFSKEEIQKYSNISNLPTYMSKFLEDNKNVEWESVRHIENSLLNLYYEEMINSGNNFIKNYALFMRDMKNVLAALNGRALGFNSDKIAKELIGDYSLISALSKSTASDFGVGREIPYINTIIETFNSSDKADPYNMENIECSLVGEFLDKLTSIKSFTTDNIFAYYINLNYAVSINGRDEEEGKKHLETLVETLKSKASL; the protein is encoded by the coding sequence ATGGGATCATATTATTATCTTATCTCAGGTCTTCCCGAAGTGAAACTATCTGATGCTAAGGCTAAGTATGATATTAATGAAATTACTCAAAGCATATTATCTAGTTTAAGTGCTAAAGATGCTAAGTTTTTTAAATATCTTATTTATCAAAATGACAATAAAAATTTAGTAAATGCTATAGCAAAACAAAAAGGGTTATTTAGCCCTTATACAAAGCATTTAGAGCCTTGTATATTTAGTAAAGAGGAGATACAGAAATACAGTAATATCTCTAATTTACCTACTTATATGAGCAAATTTTTAGAAGATAATAAGAATGTTGAATGGGAAAGCGTTAGACATATAGAAAACAGTTTATTGAATTTGTATTATGAAGAAATGATAAATAGTGGTAATAATTTCATAAAGAATTATGCATTATTTATGAGAGACATGAAGAATGTTTTAGCAGCTTTAAACGGTAGGGCTTTAGGTTTTAATAGCGATAAGATAGCTAAAGAGCTTATAGGAGATTATTCATTAATATCTGCATTAAGCAAATCTACAGCTTCTGATTTTGGTGTAGGTAGGGAAATACCTTATATAAACACTATTATAGAGACATTTAACTCATCAGATAAGGCTGACCCATATAATATGGAAAATATAGAATGTTCTTTGGTAGGGGAGTTTTTGGATAAGTTAACATCTATAAAATCTTTCACAACAGATAATATTTTTGCTTATTATATAAATCTTAACTATGCCGTTAGTATCAACGGAAGAGATGAAGAGGAAGGTAAGAAACATTTAGAGACGCTTGTAGAAACATTAAAAAGCAAGGCGTCATTATAA
- a CDS encoding V-type ATP synthase subunit B: protein MPKAFQKVYTKLVQITKATVSLRAENVGNDEMALVAGRPAQVVKMIGDIVTLQVFQGTEGIPTNAEVVFLGRPPRLKVSELLAGRFFNAYGEPIDGGAEVEGKEVEIGGPSVNPVRRKQPSELIATGIAGIDLNNTLVTGQKIPFFADPDQPYNAVLAQVALRAEADKIILGGMGLSNDDYLSFKNTFTEAGALDKIICFINTTDDPPVERLLIPDMACTAAEYFAVEHKQKVLVLLTDMTLYADALAIVSNKMDQIPSKDSMPGSLYSDLAKIYEKAAQFPDGGSITIIAVTTLNEGDITHAVPDNTGYITEGQLYLRRDSDIGKTIIDPFRSLSRLKQLVIGKKTREDHPAVMNTLVRLYSDAANAKMKKENGFDLTEYDERCLKYAAEYSERLLAIDINIKIDEMLETGWELMGKYFSKAEVGIKESLVEQYGKWTNN from the coding sequence ATGCCTAAAGCATTTCAAAAAGTATATACAAAATTAGTACAAATTACTAAAGCAACTGTATCTTTGAGAGCAGAAAATGTTGGTAACGATGAGATGGCTCTAGTGGCTGGCAGACCTGCTCAGGTTGTAAAAATGATTGGAGATATTGTTACGCTTCAGGTTTTCCAAGGTACTGAAGGTATACCTACAAACGCTGAAGTTGTATTTTTAGGCAGACCTCCTAGACTTAAAGTAAGCGAACTTCTTGCAGGAAGATTCTTTAATGCTTATGGTGAGCCTATAGACGGAGGTGCTGAAGTTGAAGGTAAAGAGGTAGAAATCGGAGGACCTTCTGTAAACCCTGTTAGAAGAAAACAGCCTTCTGAGCTTATTGCTACTGGTATTGCTGGTATTGACCTTAACAACACACTTGTTACAGGACAAAAAATCCCATTCTTCGCAGACCCAGACCAACCTTATAACGCAGTACTTGCACAGGTTGCTTTGAGAGCTGAAGCTGACAAGATTATCCTTGGCGGTATGGGACTTTCTAACGATGACTACTTATCATTTAAAAATACATTTACTGAAGCTGGAGCATTAGACAAAATCATATGTTTCATCAACACTACTGATGACCCTCCAGTAGAAAGACTTTTGATACCTGATATGGCTTGTACAGCTGCAGAATATTTCGCAGTTGAGCATAAGCAAAAAGTTCTTGTACTTCTTACAGACATGACTCTTTATGCCGATGCTTTAGCTATAGTATCAAACAAAATGGACCAAATTCCTTCTAAAGACTCTATGCCCGGTTCATTATATTCTGACCTTGCTAAAATATACGAAAAAGCAGCTCAGTTCCCTGACGGCGGTTCTATTACTATTATCGCTGTTACTACTCTTAACGAAGGTGATATTACTCACGCTGTACCAGACAACACTGGTTACATCACTGAAGGTCAGCTTTACTTAAGACGTGACTCTGATATAGGTAAAACAATCATTGACCCATTTAGAAGTCTTTCACGTTTGAAACAGTTGGTTATAGGTAAGAAAACTAGAGAAGACCACCCTGCTGTAATGAACACTTTAGTTCGTCTTTATTCAGATGCTGCTAATGCTAAAATGAAAAAAGAAAACGGTTTCGACTTAACTGAATATGATGAAAGATGTTTGAAATATGCTGCTGAATATTCTGAAAGATTATTAGCAATAGACATTAACATCAAAATTGATGAGATGTTAGAGACTGGTTGGGAATTAATGGGTAAATATTTCAGTAAAGCCGAAGTGGGTATAAAAGAATCTTTAGTAGAACAATACGGTAAATGGACAAATAATTAA